From Etheostoma cragini isolate CJK2018 chromosome 17, CSU_Ecrag_1.0, whole genome shotgun sequence, one genomic window encodes:
- the cxcl12a gene encoding chemokine (C-X-C motif) ligand 12a (stromal cell-derived factor 1), which translates to MDMKLLAVVAALTVVIYAPPTQAKPISLVERCYCRSTVNNLPRGYIRELRFIHTPNCPFQVIAKLKSNKEVCVNPEIRWLQHYLKNALNKLKKSKQDN; encoded by the exons ATGGATATGAAGCTGTTGGCCGTCGTAGCTGCGCTCACGGTGGTGATCTATGCGCCTCCAACACAAG CAAAGCCCATCAGTCTGGTGGAGAGATGCTACTGTCGTTCAACAGTCAACAACCTCCCACGAGGCTACATTCGAGAGCTCAGGTTCATCCACACACCCAACTGTCCCTTCCAAGTGAT TGCCAAGCTGAAGAGTaacaaagaagtgtgtgtgaacCCAGAGATCCGGTGGCTGCAGCACTACCTGAAGAACGCCCTCAACAA ATTGAAGAAATCCAAGCAGGACAACTAA